A genomic region of Papaver somniferum cultivar HN1 chromosome 7, ASM357369v1, whole genome shotgun sequence contains the following coding sequences:
- the LOC113300314 gene encoding two-component response regulator-like APRR1, whose amino-acid sequence MMRGGSATAAGGGYNKLDRVVVEMEKRKEDAVGGGGGGGGGGGGNNNNNSSMPFVDRSKVRILLCDNNNKSSDEVFTLLCKCSYQVTSARTPRQVIDALNAEGRDIDIILSEVDLPISKGLKMLKYIMRDKELQRIPIIMMSAQDDVSVVVKCLKRGAADYLVKPLRTNELLNLWTHMWRRRQMLGLVEKNILSYDMDLAVSDPSDPNTNSLTLFSDDTDDKSRKTNYRKDDFIATTFAESPLKNSSELQLDAPGPSDQRNGQVSTIFKKSGLKFGKSSAFFTYVKTGATADNRSVAGCMDENASRSVQPSGPSREYTFRTCSNKQQGSDIGRQETGISLENYCVNEVIPTRDNVPGITNVGRLDTRHTSLERQNEWNTKEGGSRTINFGRQNTPLTPSRNQDGRISKEEEQSSTLLLAPRNDVQLNASSGQGHPLFPYYLPGMMNQVMIPSPAQLYQGNLQNMSSNCTSAMSSCIPLQQHANVPGMASFPYYPFMQHGQMTTTHMWPPIASVPSSEVKPTQVERREAALVKFRQKRKDRCFDKKVRYINRKKLAERRPRVRGQFVRLANSIEVDLNGQPTVDDSDADEEEDVDE is encoded by the exons ATGATGAGAGGAGGATCTGCGACTGCTGCTGGTGGTGGATACAATAAGTTGGATAGAGTTGTTGTTGAGATGGAGAAGAGGAAAGAGGatgctgttggtggtggtggtggtggtggtggtggtggtggaggcaataacaataataatagtaGTATGCCTTTTGTTGATAGAAGTAAAGTGAGAATTTTATTGTGTGACAATAACAATAAAAGCTCTGATGAAGTTTTTACTCTTCTCTGCAAATGTTCTTACCAAG TAACATCAGCGAGGACACCCAGACAGGTGATTGATGCACTTAATGCAGAGGGTCGTGATATTGATATCATTCTCTCTGAAGTTGACCTTCCCATATCCAAGGGCTTGAAGATGTTGAAGTATATTATGCGCGATAAAGAGCTGCAGCGCATTCCCATTATAA TGATGTCTGCCCAAGATGATGTTTCTGTTGTTGTAAAATGTCTAAAACGCGGAGCAGCTGACTATCTTGTGAAGCCATTACGCACCAACGAGCTATTGAACTTGTGGACTCACATGTGGAGAAGAAGGCAGATG CTTGGATTGGTGGAGAAGAATATCTTAAGTTATGACATGGATTTGGCTGTGTCAGACCCAAGCGATCCCAATACCAACAGCCTAACTCTATTCTCTGATGACACAGACGATAAATCTCGCAAGACCAACTATCGGAAGGATGAT TTCATTGCCACGACGTTCGCAGAGTCTCCGCTCAAGAATTCTTCAGAGCTTCAGCTGGATGCGCCAGGGCCTAGTGACCAGCGAAATG GACAAGTTTCGACAATTTTCAAGAAAAGTGGTCTTAAGTTTGGCAAGTCGTCGGCCTTCTTTACATATGTCAAAACCGGTGCAACTGCCGACAACCGTTCTGTGGCTGGTTGTATGGACGAAAATGCTTCTAGATCAGTACAGCCAAGCGGCCCTAGCAGGGAATATACATTTCGGACATGTTCTAATAAACAACAAGGAAGTGATATCGGAAGGCAAGAAACCGGAATTTCACTGGAAAACTACTGTGTTAATGAAGTAATTCCTACCAGAGACAATGTTCCTGGCATCACAAATGTTGGACGTTTGGACACTCGTCACACTTCGTTAGAAAGACAAAATGAATGGAACACAAAGGAGGGTGGCAGTAGGACTATTAATTTTGGGAGGCAGAATACTCCTTTGACACCATCGAGAAATCAAGATGGCAGGATCTCGAAGGAGGAAGAGCAATCCTCTACGCTTTTGTTAGCTCCAAGAAATGATGTTCAACTTAATGCTTCTAGTGGACAGGGACACCCTCTGTTTCCTTATTATTTGCCAGGAATGATGAATCAAGTTATGATACCTTCACCTGCTCAACTATATCAAGGGAACTTGCAAAATATGTCAAGTAATTGTACTTCAGCAATGTCTTCTTGTATTCCTCTCCAGCAACACGCCAATGTACCTGGGATGGCATCCTTTCCATATTACCCGTTTATGCAACATGGGCAAATGACCACTACACACATGTGGCCGCCAATTGCAAGTGTGCCTTCAAGTGAAGTAAAACCAACTCAAGTTGAAAGAAGAGAAGCAGCACTGGTAAAGTTTAGACAGAAAAGGAAAGACAGGTGTTTCGATAAGAAGGTCAGGTACATTAACCGGAAGAAACTAGCTGAAAGGAGGCCTCGTGTAAGAGGTCAATTTGTGAGACTAGCAAATAGTATAGAGGTTGATCTGAATGGGCAACCTACTGTTGATGATTCCGATGCTGATGAAGAAGAGGACGTGGATGAATAA